A window of the Cygnus atratus isolate AKBS03 ecotype Queensland, Australia chromosome 4, CAtr_DNAZoo_HiC_assembly, whole genome shotgun sequence genome harbors these coding sequences:
- the UBE2K gene encoding ubiquitin-conjugating enzyme E2 K isoform X2, translated as MANIAVQRIKREFKEVLKSEETSKNQIKVDLVDENFTELRGEIAGPPDTPYEGGRYQLEIKIPETYPFNPPKVRFITKIWHPNISSVTGAICLDILKDQWAAAMTLRTVLLSLQALLAAAEPDDPQDAVVANQYKQNPEMFKQTARLWAHVYAGAPVSSPEYTRKIENLCAMGFDRNAVIVALSSKSWDVETATELLLSN; from the exons acgagcaaaaatcaaattaaagtAGACCTTGTAGATGAGAATTTTACAGAATTAAGAGGAGAAATAGCAGGACCTCCGGACACACCATATGAAG gTGGAAGATATCAACTAGAGATAAAAATTCCAGAAACATATCCATTTAATCCTCCTAAG gTGCGGTTTATCACCAAAATATGGCATCCTAATATTAGCTCAGTTACTGGGGCCATTTGTTTGGATATACTGAAAGATCAATG GGCAGCAGCAATGACTCTAAGAACAGTGTtgttatcactgcaagcattgTTGGCAGCTGCAGAACCAGATGATCCACAGGACGCAGTAGTGGCAAACCAG tacaaacaaaatccagaaaTGTTTAAACAGACAGCTCGACTTTGGGCGCATGTGTATGCTGGAGCACCAGTTTCTAGTCCAGAATACaccagaaaaatagaaaacctttGTGCTATGGGCTTTGATAGG AATGCAGTAATAGTGGCCTTGTCTTCAAAATCATGGGATGTAGAGACTGCAACAGAATTACTCCTGAGTAACTGA
- the UBE2K gene encoding ubiquitin-conjugating enzyme E2 K isoform X3, with amino-acid sequence MIAGPQQTSKNQIKVDLVDENFTELRGEIAGPPDTPYEGGRYQLEIKIPETYPFNPPKVRFITKIWHPNISSVTGAICLDILKDQWAAAMTLRTVLLSLQALLAAAEPDDPQDAVVANQYKQNPEMFKQTARLWAHVYAGAPVSSPEYTRKIENLCAMGFDRNAVIVALSSKSWDVETATELLLSN; translated from the exons acgagcaaaaatcaaattaaagtAGACCTTGTAGATGAGAATTTTACAGAATTAAGAGGAGAAATAGCAGGACCTCCGGACACACCATATGAAG gTGGAAGATATCAACTAGAGATAAAAATTCCAGAAACATATCCATTTAATCCTCCTAAG gTGCGGTTTATCACCAAAATATGGCATCCTAATATTAGCTCAGTTACTGGGGCCATTTGTTTGGATATACTGAAAGATCAATG GGCAGCAGCAATGACTCTAAGAACAGTGTtgttatcactgcaagcattgTTGGCAGCTGCAGAACCAGATGATCCACAGGACGCAGTAGTGGCAAACCAG tacaaacaaaatccagaaaTGTTTAAACAGACAGCTCGACTTTGGGCGCATGTGTATGCTGGAGCACCAGTTTCTAGTCCAGAATACaccagaaaaatagaaaacctttGTGCTATGGGCTTTGATAGG AATGCAGTAATAGTGGCCTTGTCTTCAAAATCATGGGATGTAGAGACTGCAACAGAATTACTCCTGAGTAACTGA